In the Kitasatospora terrestris genome, one interval contains:
- a CDS encoding alpha/beta fold hydrolase has protein sequence MSTVSRLPGIVTTDHVFQVPLDHRAPDGEQIELYAREVVAPGRAHDDLPWLVYLQGGPGGKANRPLGKDGWLTRALDDYRVLLLDQRGTGRSTPATRQTLARRGDARQQAEYLAHFRADSIVRDAELVRHRLLGPDGRWSLLGQSFGGFCTLTYLSLAPEGLREAFVTGGLAGLRRSADEVYRAAYPRVARKNAGHYRRFPQDVAAVRRIAAHLADRPATLPDGGTLTVEAFQALGMMLGSGTGSFSLHYLLEEAWVDGAAGPELSDTFLAGAQAQLSFAQGPLYAVLHESIYGQRSVDGRGTEWSAERVRKEFPEFDAAQALADDRPVLFTGEMIYPWMFETDPSLRPLRETAQLLAERTDWSDLYDTERLAANEVPVFAAVYHDDMYVDTAHSLETADAVANTRVWVTNEWEHDGLRVSGGGVLDRLIRMAQGEI, from the coding sequence ATGTCCACCGTCAGCCGACTGCCCGGGATCGTCACCACCGACCACGTCTTCCAGGTCCCGCTCGACCACCGGGCGCCGGACGGCGAGCAGATCGAGCTCTACGCGCGCGAGGTGGTCGCCCCCGGCCGGGCGCACGACGACCTGCCGTGGCTGGTCTACCTGCAGGGCGGCCCGGGCGGCAAGGCCAACCGCCCGCTGGGCAAGGACGGTTGGCTCACCCGGGCACTCGACGACTACCGAGTCCTGCTGCTCGACCAGCGCGGCACCGGGCGGTCGACGCCCGCCACCCGGCAGACCCTGGCCCGCCGGGGCGACGCCCGGCAGCAGGCCGAGTACCTGGCCCACTTCCGCGCGGACTCGATCGTGCGGGACGCCGAGTTGGTCCGGCACCGTCTGCTGGGCCCGGACGGCCGGTGGAGCCTGCTCGGCCAGAGCTTCGGCGGCTTCTGCACCCTGACCTACCTGTCGCTGGCCCCGGAGGGGCTGCGCGAGGCGTTCGTGACGGGCGGACTGGCCGGGCTGCGCCGCTCGGCGGACGAGGTCTACCGCGCGGCGTACCCGCGGGTGGCCCGCAAGAACGCCGGCCACTACCGGCGCTTCCCGCAGGACGTGGCCGCGGTGCGCCGGATCGCCGCCCACCTCGCCGATCGCCCCGCCACCCTGCCGGACGGCGGCACGCTGACCGTCGAGGCGTTCCAGGCGCTGGGCATGATGCTCGGCAGCGGCACCGGCTCGTTCAGCCTCCACTACCTGCTGGAGGAGGCGTGGGTGGACGGCGCGGCCGGGCCCGAGCTCTCCGACACCTTCCTCGCGGGTGCCCAGGCACAGCTCTCCTTCGCCCAGGGGCCGCTGTACGCCGTGCTGCACGAGTCGATCTACGGGCAGCGTTCGGTCGACGGCCGCGGCACGGAGTGGTCGGCGGAGCGCGTGCGCAAGGAGTTCCCCGAGTTCGACGCAGCGCAGGCGCTGGCCGACGACCGGCCGGTGCTGTTCACCGGGGAGATGATCTACCCCTGGATGTTCGAGACCGACCCGTCGCTGCGGCCGCTGCGCGAGACGGCGCAGCTGCTCGCGGAGCGCACGGACTGGAGCGACCTGTACGACACCGAGCGGCTCGCGGCCAACGAGGTGCCGGTCTTCGCGGCCGTCTACCACGACGACATGTACGTCGACACGGCCCACTCCCTGGAGACGGCGGACGCCGTCGCGAACACCCGGGTGTGGGTGACCAACGAGTGGGAGCACGACGGCCTGCGGGTCAGCGGGGGCGGCGTGCTGGACCGGCTGATCCGGATGGCCCAGGGCGAGATCTAG